A genomic segment from Tachypleus tridentatus isolate NWPU-2018 unplaced genomic scaffold, ASM421037v1 Hic_cluster_2, whole genome shotgun sequence encodes:
- the LOC143243197 gene encoding protein GVQW3-like, producing MKNGTVGTEIIEMLRTAFNYDCLSKTVVYQWIKHFQDVQKSVKDDDHSGQSPTSSTDEMVAKMKENSQSHQRLTIHEIADKLNISFALCHVILAEKLCMCQVSANFFPRLLMDDQKFHHQQVCEDLKRRLEIDPNFINIIITGD from the coding sequence atgaaaaatggtACAGTAGGAACAGAAATCattgaaatgttaagaactgcttTTAATTATGATTGcttaagtaaaactgttgtttatcagtggataaaacacTTCCAAGATGTCCAGAAATCAGTCAAAGATGACGACCATTCTGGGCAATCACCGACATCATCCACTGATGAAATGGTTGCTAAGATGAAAGAAAATAGTCAAAGTCATCAAAGATTAACTATTCATGAAATTGCTGACAAACTGAACATTTCCTTTGCATTATGTCATGTGATTTTAGCTGAAAAACTCTGCATGTGTCAAGTGTCTGCAAATTTTTTTCCAAGGCTGTTGATGGATGACCAAAAGTTTCACCATCAACAAGTGTGTGAGGATCTGAAAAGAAGGCTAGAAATTGATCCAAATTTCATCAACATCATTATTACTGGTGATTGA